Proteins co-encoded in one Fusarium fujikuroi IMI 58289 draft genome, chromosome FFUJ_chr06 genomic window:
- a CDS encoding related to ADH3-alcohol dehydrogenase III, producing MSSSIPSTQKAALITNPGNDARIIIRSDIPVGNPGENEILVKLEFTGLCGSEIRALSGWGPYNPIVGHEGVGTVVKLGKEVDASLLNKRVGVKWLYSACGTCTICKKGYANNCPKQLNTGKHVPGTLQEYVIADARYITEIPDGLVGEVAAPLLCAGLTMAGAVSKLKGYAERGDWVIISGSGGGLGHLGVQIASRLNGLRVIAVDTGESRRKLSLDSGAEHFIDFDTENVEAKVKEMTGEGASAVLVVTGSQEAFIQAPSLVQNMGIIVTIGLPRNDFTIPLSATICSARSLTVTGVAVGTEEQMEELLQHALEGTILPEVKVLEFEEVGNVIEGLKRQEVTGRIVVRIP from the exons ATGAGCTCTTCCATCCCATCTACTCAAAAGGCAGCCTTAATCACGAATCCTGGAAATGATGCCCGAATCATAATTCGATCGGATATACCGGTTGGCAATCCTGGCGAAAACGAGATTCTTGTAAAGCTTGAATTTACTGGTCTATG CGGCTCAGAAATCCGTGCATTATCAGGATGGGGTCCCTATAACCCCATAGTCGGCCACGAAGGTGTAGGAACAGTCGTGAAACTCGGAAAAGAAGTTGACGCAAGCCTACTCAATAAGCGAGTCGGCGTAAAATGGCTCTACAGCGCCTGCGGGACGTGCACCATTTGCAAAAAAGGCTATGCCAACAACTGTCCCAAACAGCTTAACACAGGAAAACATGTCCCCGGTACTTTGCAAGAATACGTGATTGCAGATGCGAGATACATTACTGAGATTCCAGACggtcttgttggtgaagTCGCTGCCCCGTTACTCTGTGCGGGTTTGACGATGGCTGGTGCTGTGTCGAAGCTGAAGGGATATGCTGAGAGGGGCGATTGGGTTATTATATCTGGCTCAGGAGGTGGACTTGGTCATCTGGGTGTACAGATTGCTAGTAGGTTGAACGGTCTGCGGGTTATTGCTGTTGATACTGGAGAGTCCAGACGGAAGTTGAGTTTGGACAGTGGCGCCGAGCACTTTATCGACTTTGACACAGAGAACGTGGAAGCAAAGGTCAAGGAGATGACGGGTGAGGGAGCATCCGCTGTCTTGGTGGTGACTggctctcaagaagctttcaTCCAAGCACCGAGTCTAGTACAGAACATGGGGATCATCGTCACGATTGGTCTGCCGAGAAACGACTTTACCATCCCGCTCTCTGCAACTATATGTTCCGCAAGAT CGCTGACTGTCACCGGCGTTGCGGTTGGCACAGAAGAGCAGATGGAGGAGCTCTTGCAGCATGCCCTTGAAGGAACCATACTCCCCGAGGTTAAGGTTCTTGAGTTTGAGGAAGTGGGCAATGTTATTGAGGGCTTGAAACGACAGGAAGTCACTGGTAGAATAGTCGTCAGAATACCATGA
- a CDS encoding related to aryl-alcohol dehydrogenases: MSAKELPPHLKQSVEASKCEYRNLGKSGLRISVPVFGCMSFGDKRVLPWVIGEDEALELLKAAYDRGLNTWDTANTYSNGASEEIVGKALKKFNIPRHKVVILSKCRWGVGEEPGARHINFKDEFAISKDYQNQYGLSRAAIFNQVNASLARLDTDYLDLLQIHRFDDDTPIEETMKALHDLVQSGKVRYIGASSMWATQFARMQFVAEKNGWTKFISMQNHYNLLYREEEREMIRFCNDTGVGIIPWAPLCRGHLARPPAQFGATERSKEEKEGSGELSETDQKIIGRVVEVAEKHDWPMAHVALAWINQRVTSPIIGFSSVERIEQAIGARGKNLSDEEVKYLEELYQAKPIAGHT, encoded by the exons ATGTCTGCAAAAGAACTCCCCCCTCATCTAAAGCAATCCGTTGAGGCTTCGAAATGCGAGTATCGCAATTTGGGCAAATCAGGTCTGCGCATTTCGGTTCCTGTGTTTGGATGCATGAGCTTTGGTGATAAGAGAGTTCTTCCTTGGGTGattggagaggatgag GCCCTGGAACTTCTTAAAGCTGCTTATGATCGCGGCCTGAACACCTGGGACACCGCGAATACTTACAGCAATGGCGCGTCGGAGGAAATTGTCGGCAAGGCATTAAAGAAGTTCAACATTCCACGCCACAAGGTTGTCATCCTCAGTAAATGCCGCTGGGGTGTCGGCGAAGAGCCAG GCGCTCGCCACATCAACTTTAAAGACGAATTCGCCATTTCAAAAGATTACCAGAACCAATACGGCCTCTCCCGCGCCGCAATCTTTAACCAAGTCAATGCATCCCTCGCACGTCTCGACACGGATTACCTCGACCTTCTCCAGATCCACCGCTTCGACGACGATACTCCTATTGAAGAAACGATGAAAGCACTCCACGACCTAGTTCAATCCGGAAAAGTGCGCTACATCGGCGCAAGCAGCATGTGGGCGACCCAATTCGCGCGCATGCAATTCGTCGCCGAAAAGAACGGCTGGACCAAATTTATTAGCATGCAGAACCATTATAACCTACTGTACCGCGAGGAGGAGCGCGAGATGATCCGTTTCTGCAACGATACGGGCGTGGGGATCATTCCGTGGGCGCCGCTTTGTAGAGGACATCTTGCACGACCGCCTGCGCAGTTTGGAGCCACGGAGAGGAgtaaggaggagaaggaaggaTCTGGGGAGTTGTCGGAGACTGATCAGAAGATTATAGGGagggttgttgaggttgcaGAGAAGCATGATTGGCCTATGGCGCATGTCGCGCTGGCTTGGATTAATCAGCGGGTAACGAGTCCCATTATTGGGTTTAGTAGTGTTGAGAGGATCGAGCAGGCTATTGGGGCGAGGGGGAAGAACTTGAGTGATGAGGAGGTCAAGTATTTGGAGGAGTTGTATCAGGCCAAGCCCATCGCTGGACATACTTAG
- a CDS encoding related to cutinase transcription factor 1 beta: MRKRVSRACNLCRARKVRCIIENPAGPCVNCRHNDKVCTFKRRHGIMHVTTSLQNSLSNQIDRSTTPSLRANEPPTPRSIEESTTTTSEPRNILPATQKTSPPTAPTAITQQPPNFAAGSPTHPDYAFLQVPDTKDLLPQDLAFLVSQGCFVVPQRAALDDFLRQYFLHVHPMLPILNEKDFWLSYNSVDNDVEYEMPMLVLQGILFISSGFVSSETIKMLGFEDVHQAKLAFYRRSKLLYDFSVEKSCIAIAQASLLLAHTHLIPRCIAGNKPLGSIWLGIAISYARVAKAHCYSSLRPNKDTEVAKVQKLRNTLKRLWWCCIICDRLLPLTSRQSIKITPSNFSFSCSKLGSADLCDELYNSDVYDSTTKTLHAELLSRLVDLCVVLTDVLTVTSVLYNNPSWMLSGRMEVGKDASLCQMELCRWYSSWSETKTTLDERMAEEVSPSSSIILFKNLIEMYYHSARLSVCHYNILRSSLLPPSQSDTQLRRQSEDLQGSASRVTDIGCTAFPLALQMIDVELLRPKKPASPEEGVKLTQKEQHVENILKQMKSYKKKYYITDWVMRAIRHVVELARQRSPAPMSTDDDSPSSCLDMLKTRPSYYLRLVMTLDMSISNGRLPDECDFPPSLRKAGRGLSSRSQATSMPTVDEQSMKRFSAMNKHLIPDNLTDFMDHNNIMTSNLQTQDLRNIDQEAFFNNKQPFPADLTAALCEITNIPPLDFSDMSLMDSTHFNDFGGVPFWPYDLLGSPPDQAGGQVEEVGMGDMFTGLMGDMNDKNYEGSGKESAADDLVMNSF; the protein is encoded by the exons ATGAGGAAACGAGTCTCGAGAGCTTGTAATTTGTGTCGGGCGAGAAAAGTGCGGTGCATCATTGAGAATCCAGCTGGTCCCTGTGTCAACTGCAGACACAACGACAAGGTCTGCACATTCAAGCGCCGCCATGGAATAATGCACGTCACAACATCCCTCCAAAACTCTCTTTCTAACCAAATTGACAGATCAACGACTCCCTCGCTACGAGCAAACGAACCCCCGACGCCCCGATCCATCGAAGAATCAACCACTACGACATCCGAACCCCGGAACATCCTCCCCGCAACACAGAAGACCTCACCACCAACGGCCCCTACAGCAATCACACAACAACCGCCAAATTTCGCCGCTGGATCGCCAACACATCCCGATTACGCATTTCTCCAAGTCCCCGATACAAAAGACCTGCTCCCGCAAGATTTAGCATTCCTCGTTAGTCAAGGATGTTTTGTTGTCCCGCAGCGCGCGGCGCTGGATGATTTTCTGCGACAGTATTTTCTGCACGTGCATCCGATGCTTCCGATACTGAATGAGAAGGATTTTTGGCTGTCGTATAATTCGGTGGATAATGATGTCGAGTATGAGATGCCGATGTTGGTGCTGCAGGGAATATTGTTCATTTCTTCGGGG TTTGTTTCGTCGGAAACGATTAAGATGCTGGGCTTTGAGGATGTACACCAGGCCAAACTCGCATTCTATCGTCGATCAAAG CTTCTCTACGACTTCAGCGTCGAAAAGTCTTGCATCGCCATAGCCCAAgcctccctcctcctcgcgCACACACATCTCATTCCCCGCTGCATAGCAGGCAACAAGCCCCTCGGCTCAATCTGGCTCGGCATCGCTATATCCTACGCCCGCGTCGCCAAAGCGCACTGCTACTCGTCCCTGCGCCCCAACAAAGACACCGAAGTAGCCAAGGTCCAAAAACTGCGCAACACTCTTAAGCGCCTCTGGTGGTGCTGCATCATCTGCGACCGTTTACTTCCCCTAACATCCCGCCAGAGCATAAAGATCACGCCCTCAAATTTTAGCTTTTCTTGCTCGAAGTTGGGAAGTGCGGATTTGTGCGATGAGCTGTATAATTCTGATGTTTATGATTCCACAACGAAGACGCTGCATGCCGAGTTGCTTTCGAGGCTGGTGGATCTTTGTGTGGTTCTGACGGATGTTTTGACGGTTACGTCGGTGCTGTATAATAATCCGTCGTGGATGTTGTCGGGGAGGATGGAGGTTGGCAAGGATGCGAGTTTGTGTCAGATGGAGCTTTGTCGCTGGTATAGTTCGTGGAGTGAGACCAAGACGACATTGGATGAGAGGATGGCAGAGGAGGTTTCGCCGTCTTCGTCGATTATCTTGTTTAAGAATCTCATTGAGATGTACTACCA TTCCGCAAGGCTATCTGTCTGCCATTACAACATTCTTCGGTCAAGTTTATTACCGCCCTCTCAATCCGATACACAGCTCCGACGACAAAGCGAAGATCTTCAAGGTTCAGCATCACGCGTGACCGA CATCGGATGCACAGCATTCCCACTAGCACTTCAGATGATCGACGTCGAACTTCTTCGTCCCAAAAAGccagcatcaccagaagAAGGCGTCAAGCTCACCCAAAAAGAACAGCACGTCGAGAATATTCTCAAGCAAATGAAGAGCTACAAgaagaaatactatatcaCAGACTGGGTCATGCGAGCTATTCGACATGTCGTTGAACTTGCCAGACAACGATCACCAGCACCAATGTCCACCGACGACGACTCACCAAGCAGTTGTCTCGATATGCTTAAAACCCGGCCGAGCTACTACTTACGACTTGTCATGACTCTCGATATGAGTATCAGCAACGGCAGACTCCCAGACGAATGCGATTTCCCCCCATCTCTACGAAAGGCAGGTCGTGGGCTAAGCTCCAGATCCCAGGCAACATCCATGCCCACCGTCGACGAACAATCAATGAAGCGTTTCTCCGCCATGAACAAACATCTCATCCCCGACAATCTAACAGATTTTATGGACcacaacaacatcatgacTTCAAACCTCCAAACTCAAGACCTACGCAACATCGACCAagaagccttcttcaacaacaaacagCCCTTTCCCGCTGATCTAACAGCAGCGTTATGCGAGATTACGAATATTCCACCGCTGGATTTCAGCGATATGTCTTTGATGGATTCAACACATTTTAATGACTTTGGGGGCGTTCCGTTTTGGCCTTATGATTTATTGGGGTCTCCGCCTGATCAGGCTGGTGGAcaggtcgaggaggttggGATGGGTGATATGTTTACGGGACTGATGGGCGATATGAATGACAAGAATTATGAGGGGAGTGGGAAAGAGAGTGCAGCTGATGATTTAGTCATGAATTCCTTTTGA
- a CDS encoding related to dehydrogenases and related proteins produces MATPQVKRYVIVGMGVRSAMYYQAIIQDFKDVAKLVGICDTNQTRMDVANEHIVELGGEKVQTYKDTDFDKMVQEQKADVVIVTTIDLFHHHYCIRAMELGCDAITEKPMTIDEHKLQAMIDAEKKTGKQVRVLFNYRYAPHHTKVRELIDSGVIGEISTVHMDWILDCAHGADFMRRWHRHKETSGGIQMHKSIHHFDLVHFWLNTEPELVYCLGDLRFYGKENAERRGEKNLGERYQNNENAKNDPFAFQLDENERMKKLYLDAEHEDGYIRDRNCFAEGITIEDNLSMIIKYKNRAVMTYNTYAYAPWEGYRCVFNGSKGRIEVNVVESGYNPLGDPVTKDASGEDEKYIQGGVEQTKIVVYPLFDKPYVVDVVKSEGGHGGGDPVLLKDVLLGGEVDNFKRAANIRDGGNAVLVGVGANHSMKSGMPVKVQELVKW; encoded by the coding sequence ATGGCTACTCCTCAGGTTAAGCGCTATGTCATTGTTGGCATGGGCGTTCGCTCGGCCATGTACTACCAAGCTATCATCCAGGACTTCAAAGACGTCGCCAAGCTTGTTGGAATCTGCGATACGAACCAGACTCGCATGGACGTAGCAAACGAGCACATCGTCGAGCTCGGCGGTGAAAAAGTACAGACCTACAAAGATACGGATTTTGACAAGATGGTTCAAGAGCAAAAAGCAGATGTTGTCATCGTCACGACTATTGACCTCTTCCACCATCATTACTGCATTCGAGCCATGGAGCTAGGTTGCGATGCCATCACAGAAAAGCCAATGACTATCGACGAGCACAAGCTTCAAGCTATGATCGAcgcagagaagaagacaggGAAACAAGTCCGTGTTCTTTTCAACTATCGGTACGCGCCGCATCACACCAAAGTCCGAGAACTCATCGACTCTGGCGTCATCGGCGAGATTTCAACGGTACACATGGACTGGATTCTCGACTGTGCACACGGCGCAGATTTTATGCGACGCTGGCATCGGCATAAAGAAACAAGCGGCGGTATTCAGATGCACAAGTCAATCCATCACTTCGACCTTGTTCATTTCTGGCTCAACACTGAGCCTGAGCTCGTCTACTGCCTCGGCGATCTTCGTTTCTACGGCAAAGAAAACGCTGAGCGACGAGGTGAGAAGAATCTTGGTGAGCGGTATCAGAACAATGAGAATGCGAAGAACGACCCGTTTGCGTTCcagcttgatgagaatgaacgCATGAAGAAGTTGTATCTTGACGCTGAGCATGAAGATGGATATATCCGCGACAGGAACTGTTTTGCAGAGGGTATCACCATCGAGGATAACCTTTCCATGATAATCAAGTACAAGAATCGCGCCGTCATGACATACAACACGTACGCCTACGCGCCATGGGAAGGATACAGGTGTGTATTCAATGGCAGCAAGGGCCGAATCGAAGTCAACGTCGTTGAGAGCGGGTACAACCCCCTCGGCGATCCCGTGACAAAGGACGCTTCgggcgaggatgagaagtatATCCAGGGCGGAGTTGAGCAGACCAAGATTGTTGTTTACCCGCTGTTTGATAAGCCGTATGTTGTGGATGTTGTGAAGTCGGAGGGCGGTCATGGAGGCGGTGATCCTGTTTTGTTGAAGGATGTTCTGCTGGGTGGTGAGGTTGATAACTTCAAGAGGGCTGCTAATATTCGGGATGGAGGGAATGCAGTTTTGGTGGGTGTTGGGGCGAATCATAGTATGAAGAGTGGTATGCCCGTCAAGGTTCAAGAGTTGGTCAAGTGGTAA
- a CDS encoding related to allantoate transporter yields MSARGLGSTSPDPGASSHDQHPLMDLVDGEEARGRSHPEGAAADLMRRLGVSPERRIKVTPEDDARVLRRIDMVLLPLMLAVYFLQGLDKATIAYASIFGLIEDTNLKGNQFSWLSSIVYVAQLIAQFPLAWLLVKLPIGKFTSCMVTLWGLTLTFMAAAHTFHSLLFARFWLGAFEASIAPSFVAITQMFWRRREQPLRMSYWYAMNGFTGVFGSLATWWLAQLPFGLKPYQTIFVAFGIITVCFSTVLFSYMPDSPAEAKFLDKHDKLIAIERLRMNQTGVMSRQWRWDHFWETMRDLKTWLWFSLIFSISVPSGGVGSFGPLLIKSFGFDSFQAILFNAPFGVVQFISTVGGSYVATKYHKKGPVIAFLAMFPIVGCMIMLSTPHTPDGRNTLLGGYYMISVFPGIIPLIYSWSSSNTAGDTKGKCNSSVLFIGQSLGNIIGPLLYKPSEAPEYHRGLYWNLLLYIAIIGLVVITTMYLTYLNRDHSRRRVMAGKDAVIVDYNLYSPEEADRLRRSKATEGQNIENARDATVGDHAFDDMTDLVNDEFVFVF; encoded by the exons ATGTCAGCGCGAGGCCTGGGCTCCACATCGCCCGACCCGGGCGCGTCATCTCACGACCAACACCCACTGATGGATCTCgtagatggagaagaagcgcgCGGGAGGAGTCATCCGGAGGGTGCTGCGGCGGATTTGATGAGGAGACTTGGTGTTTCGCCTGAGAGGAGGATTAAAGTCACGCCTGAGGATGATGCGCGCGTGTTGAGAAGGATTGATATGGTTCTTTTGCCACTTATGCTGGCTGTTTATTTCCTCCAAG GTCTTGACAAAGCGACCATCGCGTATGCATCCATCTTCGGCCTCATTGAAGACACGAACTTGAAGGGCAATCAATTCTCATGGCTCAGCTCAATAGTCTACGTCGCCCAGCTCATCGCGCAATTTCCGCTAGCATGGCTTCTAGTGAAGCTACCCATCGGAAAATTCACAAGCTGCATGGTCACCCTCTGGGGACTTACCCTCACCTTCATGGCGGCAGCACATACCTTTCATAGTCTGCTCTTTGCGCGTTTCTGGCTGGGTGCTTTTGAGGCCAGTATTGCACCGAGTTTTGTGGCTATTACGCAAATgttctggaggaggagagagcaGCCGCTTAGAATGTCGTATTGGTATGCTATGAATGGATTCACTGGCGTG TTTGGAAGTTTGGCCACTTGGTGGCTTGCGCAGCTGCCGTTTGGACTGAAACCATACCAG ACTATCTTTGTCGCCTTTGGAATCATCACCGTCTGCTTCTCCACCGTTCTATTCTCATACATGCCCGACTCTCCCGCAGAGGCAAAATTCCTAGACAAGCACGATAAACTCATCGCCATTGAACGGCTGAGAATGAACCAGACTGGCGTCATGTCGCGGCAATGGCGATGGGACCATTTCTGGGAGACCATGAGAGATTTGAAGACTTGGCTCTGgttctctctcatcttcagtATTTC AGTACCATCTGGTGGTGTCGGTTCTTTCggccctcttctcatcaaatcTTTTGGTTTTGATTCTTTCCAAGCCATCCTCTTCAATGCCCCATTTGGTGTTGTCCAGTTCATCTCTACAGTTGGAGGTTCTTACGTCGCGACCAAGTATCATAAGAAAGGCCCAGTCATTGCCTTCCTGGCTATGTTTCCAATCGTTGGTTGCATGATCATGCTCTCAACGCCGCATACACCTGATGGCAGAAATACTCTGCTCGGCGGATACTACATGATCTCTGTCTTCCCAGGAATAA TTCCTCTGATCTACTCATGGTCTTCATCGAATACTGCCGGCGACACCAAAGGCAAATGCAACTCATCAGTCCTCTTTATCGGCCAATCTCTTGGAAACATCATTGGCCCTCTTCTCTACAAACCATCAGAGGCGCCCGAATATCACCGAGGCTTATACTGGAATCTTCTTCTCTACATTGCAATCATAGGTCTTGTTGTCATTACGACTATGTATCTGACCTACCTCAATCGCGACCATAGCCGCCGTCGCGTCATGGCCGGCAAGGATGCAGTGATTGTGGACTACAACTTGTACTCACCCGAAGAAGCTGATCGTCTTCGAAGGTCCAAAGCGACCGAGGGACAGAACATTGAAAATGCGAGGGATGCGACGGTTGGAGATCATGCGTTTGACGACATGACGGATTTGGTCAACGACGAATTTGTGTTTGTATTTTAA